The Bradyrhizobium betae genomic interval CCAGGCGTCTTCGACCGGCAGCGCCAGCGCTTTGGAAACGGCGTCGATATAATCGTCCAGCGGCTCGGCCATCACTCTCTCAAAACTCTCGCGTGCTCATCCGTGAGCCGGCAGCGGCGGGTGCGGGATCGCCGTCAGCAGCTCCTTGGTGTAGTCGTCCTGCGGATCGCTCAAGACCCTCTCGGAAGAGCCTTCCTCGACGATTCGACCCGACCGCATGACAATGACACGATCGCACAACAAGCGCACTACGTTCAAATCATGCGAGACGAACAGATAACTCATACCTAGCCGGGCCTTGAGATCCTGGAGCAGGTTCAGCACCACGGCCTGGACCGACACGTCCAGCGCCGCGGTCGGCTCATCCAGGATGACCAGCTTCGGATGCAGGGCGATGGCGCGGGCGATGCCGACGCGGGCCTTCTGGCCGCCGGACAATTGGTGCGGGAAGCGATCCAGCAGATTGTGCGGCAGGCCGACCATGGTGGCCAGCTCCTCGCATCGGTCACGGAGCGCATCGCGGCCCTTGACGTCGCCGAGTTGCATGATGGGATCGGCGATGGCGCGCGCGGCGGTGAAGCGCGGGTTGAGGCTGTCGGTCGGGTCCTGGAACACCATCTGGATGCGGCTGCGCTGCGGCAACCGGGCGAAGGAGGCAGGCGCGATGGCGCCGATGTCCTCGCCGTCGAACTGGATCAGGCCGGAGGTCTGGTCGAGCAGCCGCATCACCATCATCGAGGTGGTCGATTTGCCGCAGCCGGACTCGCCGACGAGGCCCACGCTCTCGCCATGGCCGATCGAGAAGCTGATGCCATCGACGGCGCGGAACACGTCGGGCTCGACCGGCGGCTTGCGGCCGAACAGCTTTCCGAGCGTCGCGGTCGCGCCCTGGCGGGGATATTCCTTGACGAGCTTTTCGATGAGGAGGAGAGGCTTTTCGCTCGCTGCGACGGTCGGAGCAGATTCCGCGGACACTATGCTGGCGGCAGCAGCAGCTGCCCCCTCCTCCTCCGGCAGCAGATCGCGCAGGCTCACGCCGAGCCGCGGCGTCGCGCGCATCAGCTTCTTGGTGTAGGGGTGCTGCGGATTGGCGAAGATGTCGGCGGCCTTGGCGGTCTCGACGACGCGGCCCTTCTCCATCACCACGACGAGGTCGCAATAGGCGGCGACGAGGCCGAGATCATGCGTGATCAGGATGGTCGACATCGCCTTGCGCTTGGTCAAGCCGCGGGAGTCGCGGCCGCCGCGGACGGCAGCCAGGGCCTGGAAGCCTGCCGCACGAACAGCGGCAAGGTGCTCTATGACTGCGTCGCCAACGTGCTGGACAAAATGAGCGGCGGCATGGCGCGAGGGGCAGATCCTGCGGCGCGAGGTGCGTTGCAGACGGCGGCGGCGCAATTGCGGGCCGCCAGCAACAAGGCCCAGGCCCTCTCCGCCATCGCGCAATGCCGCTCCGTGTTCTCGGGCGCGATCCAGCATATGCGATCAATCGGCGGAGATGCGTCCGGGCTGAGCGCCATCGCCGGCGTGCTGAGCAAGGCGGCGGCGCTGATCCAGTCAAAAGGCTAACGGCAGCTTCGGACGACGCCGTTGATTGGAGGCAGAGCGATCAATCCGCCCAGATCAAGTCTTGAAGTTCGACCAGATCGCCGGCCTTCTCCTGCCAGCCCTTGATGCAGATGTGGCTGTTGAGATCGCTGGCGCGGTGCAGGAGCATCAGCGCCATCAGGCGGCGCTTGAGTGCGAAGTCCGGCTTCGCATAGCCAAAACCTTCGAGCAGGCTGCGCACCCTTCCCGGCCGGCCTGCCGCCATGAAGGCGCTGGGGCCGAGCAGGTCGTAGTCGCGCCATCCCGCCAGCACGTCGCCGAAGTCGAACAGGCCTTTGAGCGACCATTGATCGTCGTGGCAGGCGAGCAGGAAATTCTCCGGAATGTATTCGCCGATCAGGATCACCGGCGGTGCGTCCATGGGGATCAGCTCGGCTGCGTCGCGCAGGAGATCGTCGAGACCGGAGAGGAATTTCGGCGCAAGGCCGAGACGCGTGTGCCGCGCCTTGCAGCCCTGCATCTGCGCACGCATAAAGTCGCCCCAGCGCGGCTCGATCTGCGCGAGCGGGCCGAGCGGCGCGGCTTGAACGGCGGCGATAGTCTCGCCGATCTGGCGCAGCAGGCGCTCCTTCTGGCCTTCGGGCAATTGCGGCCAGGCCTCGGAGCCGAGCGTGCCGGCAAGGCGGGTGATGACGAGGTAGGGCCAGCCGTCACGCATCCCTTCCGCGACGATCTCGGGAATCGGCAGATGGAGACGGCCTTTGAGCTGCGTCAGCGAACCGCGCTCGGAGACGAATTGCGCGCGGAGCAGCGGCGGGAAGATTTTCAGGATCAGGCCCTCGCCGAGCCCGACGACGAGATTGGTGCCGGTCGCGAACACATGCGGCGCGGTGGTATCGAGACCGTGGCTGCGGGCGATGTCGAGCGCGATGGGGAGCCATTGCGGCGGATCGGAGCGAAAGGCGCGAAAGCTTTCGGCGTCGGTGAACTGGGGTAGTGGCTTCGACATCGCGACCTTCGTAGCATTTCAAGAAGCAGTTCCCCCCCGCGGCCATCCTTCGAGACGCCCGCTTCGCGGGCTCCTCAGGATGAGGGCGGAGTATGCGGCGGCGGCGGGCACCGATGATGCTTAGCCTCATCCTGAGGAGACCGCGATAGCGGTCGTCTCGAAGGACGAGGCGCGTGC includes:
- a CDS encoding aminoglycoside phosphotransferase family protein, yielding MSKPLPQFTDAESFRAFRSDPPQWLPIALDIARSHGLDTTAPHVFATGTNLVVGLGEGLILKIFPPLLRAQFVSERGSLTQLKGRLHLPIPEIVAEGMRDGWPYLVITRLAGTLGSEAWPQLPEGQKERLLRQIGETIAAVQAAPLGPLAQIEPRWGDFMRAQMQGCKARHTRLGLAPKFLSGLDDLLRDAAELIPMDAPPVILIGEYIPENFLLACHDDQWSLKGLFDFGDVLAGWRDYDLLGPSAFMAAGRPGRVRSLLEGFGYAKPDFALKRRLMALMLLHRASDLNSHICIKGWQEKAGDLVELQDLIWAD